The following proteins are co-located in the Desulfovibrio inopinatus DSM 10711 genome:
- a CDS encoding Hpt domain-containing protein yields MKTTLLDTKTALQYLGNDANILRQVRLVFQNALPAQFKKLQQACVNNDVYQVEGIAHSIKSAAASCGAQAIRELALRIEHTAGEGALQELPHMIEALATSMTETFQAMQRENHLLENIDGE; encoded by the coding sequence ATGAAGACAACTTTGCTTGATACGAAAACAGCCCTTCAGTATTTGGGAAACGATGCAAACATTCTCCGTCAAGTCCGTTTAGTCTTCCAAAACGCTCTTCCCGCTCAGTTTAAAAAGCTTCAACAAGCCTGTGTAAACAACGACGTATACCAGGTGGAAGGGATTGCTCACTCCATAAAAAGCGCTGCGGCATCGTGTGGAGCACAGGCCATTAGGGAATTGGCTCTACGCATTGAGCACACTGCCGGGGAGGGAGCCCTCCAAGAATTGCCGCATATGATTGAAGCTCTTGCGACGTCCATGACGGAAACATTTCAGGCCATGCAGCGGGAAAACCATCTTCTCGAAAATATTGATGGAGAGTAG
- a CDS encoding M6 family metalloprotease domain-containing protein, which translates to MPHEVYCTTRRQRCFLFNIPALTLWIVCLALISGSNAFAVPASPKLFTLTQPDGETFTARLRGDEHNRWTETRKGYSVIQDKSTGIWEYAQKAQGRLTLSGHRVMPGKAVPQGMLKHLRPDIRKNVSATPILSSRASSLDVAITNTWTATPVSGSKGLLILLVQFTNKSLSTTSSEWYNVIFNTSNSKSAASYYRDNSLGKMYLTAIPHSVPSAPTGVIGVTVNVSHPNDGLSSSSNYDLEKTWLQAVLIAVNPYVNFDAYDDDHDGKLEPEEMVIHCILAGYEASGSYKTPSVWAHAWNSTENNPVLAGSKVLTSWSVSGELDDSSQRHPIGVIVHELGHSMCGLPDLYDTSGTNQGMGIFSLMASGSWGANSGESEGTTPVMLDAWSRQYLGWVTPQTPTGGETLSFPTPLTTASSVAKLRNTQGSTTEYFLAENRYPTSWDLGMRKKLGSSWSGGLLIQHIDDTVGSLDNNDINMYRSTGHQGVVPEQASTQSCDMLRYGSSCEGSVGTLFYTGNNNLFTNDTSPSSANYNGTDSGIKLKQISSPSSSMSASLGPIGSCSYTLTPTASEISAESRVHGLSLYTSGGCEWTARSNAPWMTITSASSGTGTATILFYVDENTSTTPRSGTLTIADMTYTLTQQGVSCEYTISPTASEISAEYRVQGLSLYTNDACSWTAQSNDSWMTITSATSGTGTSTILFHVDQNTSPDPRSGTLTIQGIQYTLTQEGAPTYTITASAGSGGSISPNGKVAVIQSTDQTFTITPDNGMLIRDVLVDSQSVGDLSSYTFTGVTADHSIEALFEQELNVGVLISILDLVIQ; encoded by the coding sequence GTGCCGCATGAGGTTTACTGTACGACGCGACGGCAACGTTGTTTTCTTTTCAACATTCCAGCCCTCACGCTGTGGATAGTATGTCTCGCCTTGATAAGCGGGAGCAACGCATTTGCCGTACCGGCAAGCCCCAAGCTTTTCACATTGACCCAACCTGACGGCGAGACATTCACGGCCCGATTGCGAGGAGATGAACACAACCGCTGGACCGAAACCCGCAAGGGCTATTCCGTCATTCAGGATAAGTCCACGGGGATTTGGGAATACGCCCAAAAGGCTCAAGGACGACTCACCCTCTCCGGACATCGTGTGATGCCTGGCAAAGCGGTTCCACAAGGCATGCTCAAACATCTCCGACCGGACATCAGAAAGAATGTTTCCGCAACGCCGATATTGTCTTCTCGGGCCTCGTCGCTGGATGTCGCAATCACCAACACATGGACCGCGACACCTGTTTCCGGTTCAAAAGGCCTGCTCATTCTTTTAGTCCAATTCACCAACAAATCACTCTCAACGACCAGCTCAGAGTGGTACAATGTCATCTTCAATACATCGAACTCCAAATCAGCCGCATCGTATTATCGCGACAATTCTTTGGGGAAAATGTATCTTACCGCCATTCCACATTCCGTGCCTTCTGCTCCCACAGGAGTCATAGGAGTAACGGTCAACGTGTCGCATCCCAATGACGGCCTTTCGTCGTCTTCCAATTACGACTTGGAGAAAACATGGCTTCAGGCGGTGCTGATTGCCGTGAACCCCTATGTCAATTTCGATGCATACGACGACGACCACGATGGCAAACTTGAACCGGAAGAAATGGTTATTCATTGCATTCTTGCCGGATACGAAGCATCAGGCAGTTACAAAACACCAAGCGTTTGGGCGCATGCGTGGAACAGTACGGAAAACAACCCTGTATTGGCAGGCTCAAAAGTCTTAACGAGCTGGTCTGTCAGTGGCGAACTCGACGATTCGAGTCAACGCCATCCTATCGGCGTCATCGTTCATGAACTCGGACATTCCATGTGTGGTTTACCGGACCTGTACGACACAAGCGGCACCAATCAAGGCATGGGGATTTTCTCCTTGATGGCTTCCGGCTCGTGGGGCGCAAATAGCGGCGAAAGCGAGGGAACAACTCCGGTAATGCTCGATGCGTGGTCGCGGCAATATCTCGGATGGGTGACACCGCAAACGCCAACCGGCGGAGAAACATTATCGTTTCCGACCCCGTTGACGACGGCCTCTTCCGTGGCAAAATTACGCAACACGCAGGGCTCGACAACTGAATATTTTCTTGCCGAAAATCGCTATCCAACATCATGGGATCTCGGCATGCGGAAGAAGCTTGGATCAAGCTGGTCCGGCGGCCTGCTTATTCAACATATCGATGACACTGTAGGTTCACTCGACAACAATGATATCAATATGTACCGTTCGACAGGCCACCAAGGTGTTGTTCCGGAGCAAGCGAGTACACAGAGCTGCGACATGCTCCGTTATGGCTCCTCCTGTGAAGGTTCTGTCGGAACATTATTCTACACGGGCAACAATAATCTTTTCACCAACGACACCTCCCCGTCATCCGCTAATTATAACGGCACGGATTCAGGCATCAAACTGAAACAGATTTCGTCCCCGAGTTCTTCTATGTCGGCCTCACTCGGGCCGATCGGAAGCTGCTCCTATACGCTTACACCGACAGCATCGGAAATCTCGGCGGAGAGCCGTGTTCACGGCCTTTCGCTCTATACCAGCGGCGGTTGCGAATGGACCGCGCGAAGCAATGCGCCTTGGATGACTATTACAAGCGCTTCCTCCGGCACCGGGACCGCCACAATCCTCTTCTATGTGGACGAAAATACAAGCACCACCCCTCGTTCCGGAACGTTGACGATTGCGGACATGACCTACACATTGACCCAGCAGGGCGTCTCCTGTGAGTACACGATATCACCAACCGCATCTGAAATTTCAGCGGAATACCGTGTGCAGGGTCTTTCCCTCTACACCAATGACGCCTGTTCTTGGACCGCACAAAGCAATGACTCCTGGATGACCATCACAAGTGCTACATCCGGGACTGGGACCAGCACCATTCTCTTCCATGTCGATCAAAACACGAGCCCCGATCCGCGGTCCGGCACATTGACGATCCAGGGAATACAATACACGCTGACCCAGGAAGGTGCTCCGACATATACCATCACCGCGTCGGCTGGCTCCGGCGGCTCCATCAGCCCGAACGGGAAGGTGGCAGTCATTCAGAGCACCGACCAAACCTTCACCATCACACCGGACAACGGTATGCTCATCCGGGATGTGCTTGTTGATTCCCAGTCCGTTGGTGACCTTTCCAGCTATACGTTCACCGGTGTCACTGCCGACCACAGCATTGAAGCTCTTTTTGAACAGGAGCTTAATGTCGGGGTACTCATATCGATTCTTGATCTCGTCATACAATAA
- a CDS encoding tetratricopeptide repeat protein produces MKTLTLTTREHLFWKTMTVTALTAAAIFCLSSIASADFETGLRAFEEQRYADAAAEWRVAAQAGNSRAQHNLGVLYDEGLGVEQNALEAAKWYQQAAENGVPGAAFNLGAMYDEGYGVEQDFAEAAKWYRAAADAGVVDAQFNLGLLYAIGQGVPQDYEKAYYWVSLASAAKDVSFEHLTACYQVLEELAPHVSSAGIKNAETAASTWWANEYASLQ; encoded by the coding sequence ATGAAGACTTTGACACTGACTACAAGAGAACATCTTTTTTGGAAGACGATGACCGTAACCGCTCTGACAGCGGCTGCCATTTTTTGTTTATCTTCGATCGCTTCCGCTGACTTTGAGACAGGACTTCGTGCTTTTGAAGAACAACGGTATGCTGATGCTGCAGCCGAATGGCGTGTGGCGGCACAAGCCGGGAATTCTCGGGCTCAACATAATCTTGGTGTATTATACGATGAAGGACTCGGTGTTGAACAAAACGCTCTCGAGGCGGCCAAATGGTATCAACAAGCCGCTGAAAACGGCGTGCCTGGTGCCGCATTCAATCTGGGTGCCATGTATGACGAGGGATACGGCGTAGAACAAGATTTCGCAGAAGCTGCAAAGTGGTACAGAGCAGCTGCCGACGCCGGTGTTGTCGATGCGCAGTTCAACCTTGGCCTGTTATACGCCATCGGCCAGGGCGTTCCGCAAGATTATGAAAAGGCGTATTACTGGGTTAGTTTGGCTTCGGCAGCCAAGGATGTTTCGTTCGAACATCTGACCGCGTGTTATCAAGTATTGGAAGAATTGGCTCCGCATGTGTCGTCTGCTGGTATCAAGAACGCCGAAACGGCAGCATCGACTTGGTGGGCCAACGAATACGCTTCTCTCCAATAG
- a CDS encoding cellulase family glycosylhydrolase: MIHIYFLCLSLMTLVCSPMTATSAEVSWGLVSVLNRFYWTPQDLPTAENWVEKAKVSWVREEFTWDLLELEPGVYNEEALAYMDRVVSGAQERNNHVLGLIVPSDDWNAVNAAPATDDERKRFADFAAFLAARYQGQVDAWEIWNEPNSSEYWKPKPNAYDYTALLAASYYAMKAVAPQTLVVGPTCAGVDDVYLQAFLAAGGVAFLDILSIHPYPYEISKIFENSIEEFEIKNLYKWLDDLGVSPRIWATEIGWPVYPADNGVSEDRQAVMLARAYLGLFALGVNAVYWYDLYTDLENNSTFGLILETSQTPRSAFDALSYLAEALENAMFAYAPDFGENGRAYVWTQNEQTVLTLWRFRGVMSGTVEIDLDGDVGCITDIYGHDIASRRLKSRIQVPVSDSPIVLFGDFTVKSLSFVPTLNIATTLLLLNE, encoded by the coding sequence ATGATCCACATATATTTTCTCTGTCTTTCTCTGATGACTCTTGTTTGTTCTCCCATGACGGCGACGTCGGCTGAAGTTTCGTGGGGATTGGTGAGTGTACTCAACCGATTCTATTGGACACCACAGGATTTACCTACCGCAGAGAATTGGGTTGAGAAAGCGAAGGTGAGTTGGGTTCGGGAAGAGTTTACTTGGGATCTCCTCGAACTTGAGCCTGGAGTATATAATGAGGAAGCATTGGCGTACATGGACCGGGTTGTATCGGGAGCTCAAGAGCGTAATAACCATGTACTTGGGTTAATTGTACCCAGTGATGATTGGAATGCAGTCAATGCGGCTCCCGCTACAGACGACGAGCGGAAACGGTTTGCCGATTTCGCTGCCTTCTTGGCCGCACGCTACCAGGGGCAGGTCGATGCCTGGGAAATCTGGAATGAACCGAACAGTAGTGAATATTGGAAACCCAAACCGAATGCGTATGATTACACCGCGCTGCTCGCTGCCAGCTATTACGCCATGAAGGCCGTTGCTCCTCAGACTTTGGTTGTTGGGCCGACTTGTGCTGGAGTTGACGATGTATATTTACAAGCGTTCTTAGCAGCAGGTGGTGTCGCTTTTCTTGATATACTGAGTATTCATCCATATCCATATGAGATTTCAAAAATTTTTGAGAATAGTATTGAGGAATTTGAGATAAAAAATCTGTATAAATGGTTGGATGACCTTGGTGTGTCACCTCGTATCTGGGCAACGGAAATCGGTTGGCCGGTTTATCCTGCAGACAATGGGGTCTCTGAAGATAGGCAGGCTGTCATGCTGGCCCGAGCCTATTTAGGACTTTTTGCCTTGGGAGTGAACGCCGTTTATTGGTATGATTTATATACAGATTTGGAGAATAATTCCACATTTGGGCTCATTTTGGAAACCAGTCAGACTCCACGATCTGCCTTTGACGCGCTGTCGTATCTCGCAGAAGCCCTTGAGAACGCCATGTTTGCATACGCTCCTGATTTCGGTGAAAATGGGCGTGCTTATGTATGGACGCAAAACGAACAGACTGTTTTGACGCTGTGGCGATTTCGCGGGGTTATGTCTGGCACGGTTGAGATCGATCTGGACGGAGATGTGGGCTGTATAACCGACATTTATGGGCATGATATTGCTTCTCGGCGTCTCAAATCGCGAATCCAAGTGCCTGTAAGCGACTCGCCTATCGTATTGTTCGGAGATTTTACCGTGAAGAGTCTTTCTTTTGTCCCGACACTTAATATAGCGACAACTCTGCTTCTTTTGAATGAGTGA